In Piliocolobus tephrosceles isolate RC106 chromosome 10, ASM277652v3, whole genome shotgun sequence, a single window of DNA contains:
- the IFFO1 gene encoding intermediate filament family orphan 1 isoform X1, translated as MNPLFGPNLFLLQQEQQGLAGPLGDSLGGDHFAGGGDLPPAPLSPAGPAAYSPPGPGPAPPAAMALRNDLGSNINVLKTLNLRFRCFLAKVHELERRNRLLEKQLQQALEEGKQGRRGLGRRDQAVQTGFVSPIRPLGLPLSTRPAAVCSPSARVLGSPARSPAGPLAPSAASLSSSSTSTSTTYSSSARFMPGTIWSFSHARRLGPGLEPTLVQGPGLSWVHPDGVGVQIDTITPEIRALYNVLAKVKRERDEYKRRWEEEYTVRIQLQDRVNELQEEAQEADACQEELALKVEQLKAELVVFKGLMSNNLSELDTKIQEKAMKVDMDICRRIDITAKLCDVAQQRNCEDMIQMFQKKLVPSMGGRKRERKAAVEEDTSLSESEGPRQPDGDEEESTALSINEEMQRMLNQLREYDFEDDCDSLTWEETEETLLLWEDFSGYAMAAAEAQGEVTSAPGLRALWLCLSSLTPTPPLLSSLCPPVWLSSSTCVSPLPLSSCFSFSSFFNQTSSLSLPDLALGMRPIPSLPGWPPLPPCLLQQQEDSLEKVIKDTESLFKTREKEYQETIDQIELELATAKNDMNRHLHEYMEMCSMKRGLDVQMETCRRLITQSGDRKSPAFTAVPLSDPPPPPSEAEDSDRDVSSDSSMR; from the exons ATGAATCCGTTATTCGGCCCCAACCTCTTCCTCCTACAGCAGGAGCAGCAGGGCCTGGCCGGGCCGCTGGGGGACTCACTGGGAGGCGACCACTTCGCCGGGGGAGGAGACTTACCCCCGGCGCCTCTCTCGCCGGCCGGCCCTGCTGCCTACTCGCCGCCCGGGCCGGGCCCGGCCCCGCCTGCCGCCATGGCCCTCCGCAATGACCTGGGCTCCAACATCAACGTGCTCAAGACCCTGAACCTTCGGTTCCGCTGCTTCCTGGCCAAGGTGCATGAGCTGGAGCGCCGGAACCGGCTGTTGGAGAAGCAGCTGCAGCAAGCGCTGGAGGAGGGTAAGCAGGGCCGGCGGGGCCTGGGTCGTCGCGACCAGGCCGTGCAGACCGGCTTCGTCAGCCCCATCCGGCCCCTGGGGCTGCCGCTGAGCACCCGGCCGGCCGCTGTCTGCAGCCCGTCGGCGCGGGTGCTGGGCTCGCCCGCGCGCTCTCCGGCCGGCCCCCTCGCGCCCTCCGCGGCCAGCCTCTCGTcgtcctccacctccacctccaccacctaCTCCTCGTCTGCCCGCTTCATGCCCGGCACCATCTGGTCGTTCTCGCATGCCCGCCGGCTCGGGCCGGGACTGGAGCCCACTCTGGTGCAAGGGCCTGGCTTGTCGTGGGTGCACCCGGATGGGGTGGGCGTCCAAATCGACACCATCACGCCTGAGATCCGCGCGCTCTACAACGTGCTGGCCAAAGTGAAGCGGGAGCGGGACGAGTACAAGCGGAG GTGGGAAGAGGAGTACACGGTGCGGATCCAGCTGCAAGACCGTGTAAATGAGCTCCAGGAG GAGGCCCAGGAGGCTGATGCCTGCCAGGAAGAGCTGGCACTGAAGGTGGAACAGTTGAAGGCTGAGCTGGTGGTCTTCAAGGGGCTCATGAGTAAC AACCTGTCGGAGCTGGACACCAAGATCCAGGAGAAAGCCATGAAGGTGGATATGGACATCTGCCGCCGCATCGACATCACTGCCAAGCTCTGCGATGTGGCTCAGCAGCGCAACTGCGAGGACATGATCCAGATGTTCCAG AAGAAGCTG GTCCCATCCATGGGGGGGCGGAAGCGGGAGCGCAAGGCTGCCGTCGAGGAGGACACCTCCCTGTCGGAGAGTGAGGGGCCCCGCCAGCCTGATGGGGATGAGGAGGAGAGCACAGCCCTCAGCATCAACGAGGAGATGCAGCGCATGCTCAACCAGCT GAGGGAGTATGATTTTGAGGACGACTGTGACAGCCTGACTTGGGAGGAGACTGAGGAGACCCTGCTGCTTTGGGAGGATTTCTCAGGCTATGCCATGGCAGCTGCAGAGGCCCAGGGAGAGGTAACCTCTGCTCCCGGCCTCAGGGCCCTCTGGCTCTGCCTCTCCAGCCTGACGCCCACGCCCCCACTCCTCtcctcgctctgtccccctgtgTGGCTGTCATCCTCTACCTGCGTCTCCCCCCTTCCTTTatcctcttgcttttctttctccagtttcttTAACCagacttcctctctctctctccctgactTGGCCCTTGGAATGCGCCCTATCCCATCCCTCCCTGGCTggcctcccctgcctccctgtcTACTCCAGCAGCAGGAAGATAGCCTGGAGAAGGTGATTAAAGATACGGAGTCCCTGTTCAAAACCCGGGAGAAGGAGTATCAGGAGACCATTGACCAGATAGAG CTGGAGCTGGCCACAGCCAAGAACGACATGAACCGGCACCTGCATGAGTACATGGAGATGTGCAGCATGAAGCGCGGCCTGGACGTGCAGATGGAGACCTGCCGCCGGCTCATCACCCAGTCCGGAGACCG AAAGTCTCCTGCTTTCACTGCGGTCCCGCTTAGCGACCCGCCGCCGCCGCCAAGCGAGGCTGAGGACTCCGATCGCGATGTCTCATCTGATAGCTCCATGAGATAG
- the IFFO1 gene encoding intermediate filament family orphan 1 isoform X11, producing MNPLFGPNLFLLQQEQQGLAGPLGDSLGGDHFAGGGDLPPAPLSPAGPAAYSPPGPGPAPPAAMALRNDLGSNINVLKTLNLRFRCFLAKVHELERRNRLLEKQLQQALEEGKQGRRGLGRRDQAVQTGFVSPIRPLGLPLSTRPAAVCSPSARVLGSPARSPAGPLAPSAASLSSSSTSTSTTYSSSARFMPGTIWSFSHARRLGPGLEPTLVQGPGLSWVHPDGVGVQIDTITPEIRALYNVLAKVKRERDEYKRRWEEEYTVRIQLQDRVNELQEEAQEADACQEELALKVEQLKAELVVFKGLMSNNLSELDTKIQEKAMKVDMDICRRIDITAKLCDVAQQRNCEDMIQMFQKLVPSMGGRKRERKAAVEEDTSLSESEGPRQPDGDEEESTALSINEEMQRMLNQLREYDFEDDCDSLTWEETEETLLLWEDFSGYAMAAAEAQGEQQEDSLEKVIKDTESLFKTREKEYQETIDQIELELATAKNDMNRHLHEYMEMCSMKRGLDVQMETCRRLITQSGDRLLLSLRSRLATRRRRQARLRTPIAMSHLIAP from the exons ATGAATCCGTTATTCGGCCCCAACCTCTTCCTCCTACAGCAGGAGCAGCAGGGCCTGGCCGGGCCGCTGGGGGACTCACTGGGAGGCGACCACTTCGCCGGGGGAGGAGACTTACCCCCGGCGCCTCTCTCGCCGGCCGGCCCTGCTGCCTACTCGCCGCCCGGGCCGGGCCCGGCCCCGCCTGCCGCCATGGCCCTCCGCAATGACCTGGGCTCCAACATCAACGTGCTCAAGACCCTGAACCTTCGGTTCCGCTGCTTCCTGGCCAAGGTGCATGAGCTGGAGCGCCGGAACCGGCTGTTGGAGAAGCAGCTGCAGCAAGCGCTGGAGGAGGGTAAGCAGGGCCGGCGGGGCCTGGGTCGTCGCGACCAGGCCGTGCAGACCGGCTTCGTCAGCCCCATCCGGCCCCTGGGGCTGCCGCTGAGCACCCGGCCGGCCGCTGTCTGCAGCCCGTCGGCGCGGGTGCTGGGCTCGCCCGCGCGCTCTCCGGCCGGCCCCCTCGCGCCCTCCGCGGCCAGCCTCTCGTcgtcctccacctccacctccaccacctaCTCCTCGTCTGCCCGCTTCATGCCCGGCACCATCTGGTCGTTCTCGCATGCCCGCCGGCTCGGGCCGGGACTGGAGCCCACTCTGGTGCAAGGGCCTGGCTTGTCGTGGGTGCACCCGGATGGGGTGGGCGTCCAAATCGACACCATCACGCCTGAGATCCGCGCGCTCTACAACGTGCTGGCCAAAGTGAAGCGGGAGCGGGACGAGTACAAGCGGAG GTGGGAAGAGGAGTACACGGTGCGGATCCAGCTGCAAGACCGTGTAAATGAGCTCCAGGAG GAGGCCCAGGAGGCTGATGCCTGCCAGGAAGAGCTGGCACTGAAGGTGGAACAGTTGAAGGCTGAGCTGGTGGTCTTCAAGGGGCTCATGAGTAAC AACCTGTCGGAGCTGGACACCAAGATCCAGGAGAAAGCCATGAAGGTGGATATGGACATCTGCCGCCGCATCGACATCACTGCCAAGCTCTGCGATGTGGCTCAGCAGCGCAACTGCGAGGACATGATCCAGATGTTCCAG AAGCTG GTCCCATCCATGGGGGGGCGGAAGCGGGAGCGCAAGGCTGCCGTCGAGGAGGACACCTCCCTGTCGGAGAGTGAGGGGCCCCGCCAGCCTGATGGGGATGAGGAGGAGAGCACAGCCCTCAGCATCAACGAGGAGATGCAGCGCATGCTCAACCAGCT GAGGGAGTATGATTTTGAGGACGACTGTGACAGCCTGACTTGGGAGGAGACTGAGGAGACCCTGCTGCTTTGGGAGGATTTCTCAGGCTATGCCATGGCAGCTGCAGAGGCCCAGGGAGAG CAGCAGGAAGATAGCCTGGAGAAGGTGATTAAAGATACGGAGTCCCTGTTCAAAACCCGGGAGAAGGAGTATCAGGAGACCATTGACCAGATAGAG CTGGAGCTGGCCACAGCCAAGAACGACATGAACCGGCACCTGCATGAGTACATGGAGATGTGCAGCATGAAGCGCGGCCTGGACGTGCAGATGGAGACCTGCCGCCGGCTCATCACCCAGTCCGGAGACCG TCTCCTGCTTTCACTGCGGTCCCGCTTAGCGACCCGCCGCCGCCGCCAAGCGAGGCTGAGGACTCCGATCGCGATGTCTCATCTGATAGCTCCATGA
- the IFFO1 gene encoding intermediate filament family orphan 1 isoform X12 has product MNPLFGPNLFLLQQEQQGLAGPLGDSLGGDHFAGGGDLPPAPLSPAGPAAYSPPGPGPAPPAAMALRNDLGSNINVLKTLNLRFRCFLAKVHELERRNRLLEKQLQQALEEGKQGRRGLGRRDQAVQTGFVSPIRPLGLPLSTRPAAVCSPSARVLGSPARSPAGPLAPSAASLSSSSTSTSTTYSSSARFMPGTIWSFSHARRLGPGLEPTLVQGPGLSWVHPDGVGVQIDTITPEIRALYNVLAKVKRERDEYKRRWEEEYTVRIQLQDRVNELQEEAQEADACQEELALKVEQLKAELVVFKGLMSNNLSELDTKIQEKAMKVDMDICRRIDITAKLCDVAQQRNCEDMIQMFQKKLSLHLSPIKVPSMGGRKRERKAAVEEDTSLSESEGPRQPDGDEEESTALSINEEMQRMLNQLREYDFEDDCDSLTWEETEETLLLWEDFSGYAMAAAEAQGEQQEDSLEKVIKDTESLFKTREKEYQETIDQIELELATAKNDMNRHLHEYMEMCSMKRGLDVQMETCRRLITQSGDRKSPAFTAVPLSDPPPPPSEAEDSDRDVSSDSSMR; this is encoded by the exons ATGAATCCGTTATTCGGCCCCAACCTCTTCCTCCTACAGCAGGAGCAGCAGGGCCTGGCCGGGCCGCTGGGGGACTCACTGGGAGGCGACCACTTCGCCGGGGGAGGAGACTTACCCCCGGCGCCTCTCTCGCCGGCCGGCCCTGCTGCCTACTCGCCGCCCGGGCCGGGCCCGGCCCCGCCTGCCGCCATGGCCCTCCGCAATGACCTGGGCTCCAACATCAACGTGCTCAAGACCCTGAACCTTCGGTTCCGCTGCTTCCTGGCCAAGGTGCATGAGCTGGAGCGCCGGAACCGGCTGTTGGAGAAGCAGCTGCAGCAAGCGCTGGAGGAGGGTAAGCAGGGCCGGCGGGGCCTGGGTCGTCGCGACCAGGCCGTGCAGACCGGCTTCGTCAGCCCCATCCGGCCCCTGGGGCTGCCGCTGAGCACCCGGCCGGCCGCTGTCTGCAGCCCGTCGGCGCGGGTGCTGGGCTCGCCCGCGCGCTCTCCGGCCGGCCCCCTCGCGCCCTCCGCGGCCAGCCTCTCGTcgtcctccacctccacctccaccacctaCTCCTCGTCTGCCCGCTTCATGCCCGGCACCATCTGGTCGTTCTCGCATGCCCGCCGGCTCGGGCCGGGACTGGAGCCCACTCTGGTGCAAGGGCCTGGCTTGTCGTGGGTGCACCCGGATGGGGTGGGCGTCCAAATCGACACCATCACGCCTGAGATCCGCGCGCTCTACAACGTGCTGGCCAAAGTGAAGCGGGAGCGGGACGAGTACAAGCGGAG GTGGGAAGAGGAGTACACGGTGCGGATCCAGCTGCAAGACCGTGTAAATGAGCTCCAGGAG GAGGCCCAGGAGGCTGATGCCTGCCAGGAAGAGCTGGCACTGAAGGTGGAACAGTTGAAGGCTGAGCTGGTGGTCTTCAAGGGGCTCATGAGTAAC AACCTGTCGGAGCTGGACACCAAGATCCAGGAGAAAGCCATGAAGGTGGATATGGACATCTGCCGCCGCATCGACATCACTGCCAAGCTCTGCGATGTGGCTCAGCAGCGCAACTGCGAGGACATGATCCAGATGTTCCAG AAGAAGCTG TCTCTGCACTTGTCTCCCATTAAGGTCCCATCCATGGGGGGGCGGAAGCGGGAGCGCAAGGCTGCCGTCGAGGAGGACACCTCCCTGTCGGAGAGTGAGGGGCCCCGCCAGCCTGATGGGGATGAGGAGGAGAGCACAGCCCTCAGCATCAACGAGGAGATGCAGCGCATGCTCAACCAGCT GAGGGAGTATGATTTTGAGGACGACTGTGACAGCCTGACTTGGGAGGAGACTGAGGAGACCCTGCTGCTTTGGGAGGATTTCTCAGGCTATGCCATGGCAGCTGCAGAGGCCCAGGGAGAG CAGCAGGAAGATAGCCTGGAGAAGGTGATTAAAGATACGGAGTCCCTGTTCAAAACCCGGGAGAAGGAGTATCAGGAGACCATTGACCAGATAGAG CTGGAGCTGGCCACAGCCAAGAACGACATGAACCGGCACCTGCATGAGTACATGGAGATGTGCAGCATGAAGCGCGGCCTGGACGTGCAGATGGAGACCTGCCGCCGGCTCATCACCCAGTCCGGAGACCG AAAGTCTCCTGCTTTCACTGCGGTCCCGCTTAGCGACCCGCCGCCGCCGCCAAGCGAGGCTGAGGACTCCGATCGCGATGTCTCATCTGATAGCTCCATGAGATAG
- the IFFO1 gene encoding intermediate filament family orphan 1 isoform X2, with protein MNPLFGPNLFLLQQEQQGLAGPLGDSLGGDHFAGGGDLPPAPLSPAGPAAYSPPGPGPAPPAAMALRNDLGSNINVLKTLNLRFRCFLAKVHELERRNRLLEKQLQQALEEGKQGRRGLGRRDQAVQTGFVSPIRPLGLPLSTRPAAVCSPSARVLGSPARSPAGPLAPSAASLSSSSTSTSTTYSSSARFMPGTIWSFSHARRLGPGLEPTLVQGPGLSWVHPDGVGVQIDTITPEIRALYNVLAKVKRERDEYKRRWEEEYTVRIQLQDRVNELQEEAQEADACQEELALKVEQLKAELVVFKGLMSNNLSELDTKIQEKAMKVDMDICRRIDITAKLCDVAQQRNCEDMIQMFQKLVPSMGGRKRERKAAVEEDTSLSESEGPRQPDGDEEESTALSINEEMQRMLNQLREYDFEDDCDSLTWEETEETLLLWEDFSGYAMAAAEAQGEVTSAPGLRALWLCLSSLTPTPPLLSSLCPPVWLSSSTCVSPLPLSSCFSFSSFFNQTSSLSLPDLALGMRPIPSLPGWPPLPPCLLQQQEDSLEKVIKDTESLFKTREKEYQETIDQIELELATAKNDMNRHLHEYMEMCSMKRGLDVQMETCRRLITQSGDRKSPAFTAVPLSDPPPPPSEAEDSDRDVSSDSSMR; from the exons ATGAATCCGTTATTCGGCCCCAACCTCTTCCTCCTACAGCAGGAGCAGCAGGGCCTGGCCGGGCCGCTGGGGGACTCACTGGGAGGCGACCACTTCGCCGGGGGAGGAGACTTACCCCCGGCGCCTCTCTCGCCGGCCGGCCCTGCTGCCTACTCGCCGCCCGGGCCGGGCCCGGCCCCGCCTGCCGCCATGGCCCTCCGCAATGACCTGGGCTCCAACATCAACGTGCTCAAGACCCTGAACCTTCGGTTCCGCTGCTTCCTGGCCAAGGTGCATGAGCTGGAGCGCCGGAACCGGCTGTTGGAGAAGCAGCTGCAGCAAGCGCTGGAGGAGGGTAAGCAGGGCCGGCGGGGCCTGGGTCGTCGCGACCAGGCCGTGCAGACCGGCTTCGTCAGCCCCATCCGGCCCCTGGGGCTGCCGCTGAGCACCCGGCCGGCCGCTGTCTGCAGCCCGTCGGCGCGGGTGCTGGGCTCGCCCGCGCGCTCTCCGGCCGGCCCCCTCGCGCCCTCCGCGGCCAGCCTCTCGTcgtcctccacctccacctccaccacctaCTCCTCGTCTGCCCGCTTCATGCCCGGCACCATCTGGTCGTTCTCGCATGCCCGCCGGCTCGGGCCGGGACTGGAGCCCACTCTGGTGCAAGGGCCTGGCTTGTCGTGGGTGCACCCGGATGGGGTGGGCGTCCAAATCGACACCATCACGCCTGAGATCCGCGCGCTCTACAACGTGCTGGCCAAAGTGAAGCGGGAGCGGGACGAGTACAAGCGGAG GTGGGAAGAGGAGTACACGGTGCGGATCCAGCTGCAAGACCGTGTAAATGAGCTCCAGGAG GAGGCCCAGGAGGCTGATGCCTGCCAGGAAGAGCTGGCACTGAAGGTGGAACAGTTGAAGGCTGAGCTGGTGGTCTTCAAGGGGCTCATGAGTAAC AACCTGTCGGAGCTGGACACCAAGATCCAGGAGAAAGCCATGAAGGTGGATATGGACATCTGCCGCCGCATCGACATCACTGCCAAGCTCTGCGATGTGGCTCAGCAGCGCAACTGCGAGGACATGATCCAGATGTTCCAG AAGCTG GTCCCATCCATGGGGGGGCGGAAGCGGGAGCGCAAGGCTGCCGTCGAGGAGGACACCTCCCTGTCGGAGAGTGAGGGGCCCCGCCAGCCTGATGGGGATGAGGAGGAGAGCACAGCCCTCAGCATCAACGAGGAGATGCAGCGCATGCTCAACCAGCT GAGGGAGTATGATTTTGAGGACGACTGTGACAGCCTGACTTGGGAGGAGACTGAGGAGACCCTGCTGCTTTGGGAGGATTTCTCAGGCTATGCCATGGCAGCTGCAGAGGCCCAGGGAGAGGTAACCTCTGCTCCCGGCCTCAGGGCCCTCTGGCTCTGCCTCTCCAGCCTGACGCCCACGCCCCCACTCCTCtcctcgctctgtccccctgtgTGGCTGTCATCCTCTACCTGCGTCTCCCCCCTTCCTTTatcctcttgcttttctttctccagtttcttTAACCagacttcctctctctctctccctgactTGGCCCTTGGAATGCGCCCTATCCCATCCCTCCCTGGCTggcctcccctgcctccctgtcTACTCCAGCAGCAGGAAGATAGCCTGGAGAAGGTGATTAAAGATACGGAGTCCCTGTTCAAAACCCGGGAGAAGGAGTATCAGGAGACCATTGACCAGATAGAG CTGGAGCTGGCCACAGCCAAGAACGACATGAACCGGCACCTGCATGAGTACATGGAGATGTGCAGCATGAAGCGCGGCCTGGACGTGCAGATGGAGACCTGCCGCCGGCTCATCACCCAGTCCGGAGACCG AAAGTCTCCTGCTTTCACTGCGGTCCCGCTTAGCGACCCGCCGCCGCCGCCAAGCGAGGCTGAGGACTCCGATCGCGATGTCTCATCTGATAGCTCCATGAGATAG
- the IFFO1 gene encoding intermediate filament family orphan 1 isoform X7 produces MNPLFGPNLFLLQQEQQGLAGPLGDSLGGDHFAGGGDLPPAPLSPAGPAAYSPPGPGPAPPAAMALRNDLGSNINVLKTLNLRFRCFLAKVHELERRNRLLEKQLQQALEEGKQGRRGLGRRDQAVQTGFVSPIRPLGLPLSTRPAAVCSPSARVLGSPARSPAGPLAPSAASLSSSSTSTSTTYSSSARFMPGTIWSFSHARRLGPGLEPTLVQGPGLSWVHPDGVGVQIDTITPEIRALYNVLAKVKRERDEYKRRWEEEYTVRIQLQDRVNELQEEAQEADACQEELALKVEQLKAELVVFKGLMSNNLSELDTKIQEKAMKVDMDICRRIDITAKLCDVAQQRNCEDMIQMFQKLVPSMGGRKRERKAAVEEDTSLSESEGPRQPDGDEEESTALSINEEMQRMLNQLREYDFEDDCDSLTWEETEETLLLWEDFSGYAMAAAEAQGEQQEDSLEKVIKDTESLFKTREKEYQETIDQIELELATAKNDMNRHLHEYMEMCSMKRGLDVQMETCRRLITQSGDRKSPAFTAVPLSDPPPPPSEAEDSDRDVSSDSSMR; encoded by the exons ATGAATCCGTTATTCGGCCCCAACCTCTTCCTCCTACAGCAGGAGCAGCAGGGCCTGGCCGGGCCGCTGGGGGACTCACTGGGAGGCGACCACTTCGCCGGGGGAGGAGACTTACCCCCGGCGCCTCTCTCGCCGGCCGGCCCTGCTGCCTACTCGCCGCCCGGGCCGGGCCCGGCCCCGCCTGCCGCCATGGCCCTCCGCAATGACCTGGGCTCCAACATCAACGTGCTCAAGACCCTGAACCTTCGGTTCCGCTGCTTCCTGGCCAAGGTGCATGAGCTGGAGCGCCGGAACCGGCTGTTGGAGAAGCAGCTGCAGCAAGCGCTGGAGGAGGGTAAGCAGGGCCGGCGGGGCCTGGGTCGTCGCGACCAGGCCGTGCAGACCGGCTTCGTCAGCCCCATCCGGCCCCTGGGGCTGCCGCTGAGCACCCGGCCGGCCGCTGTCTGCAGCCCGTCGGCGCGGGTGCTGGGCTCGCCCGCGCGCTCTCCGGCCGGCCCCCTCGCGCCCTCCGCGGCCAGCCTCTCGTcgtcctccacctccacctccaccacctaCTCCTCGTCTGCCCGCTTCATGCCCGGCACCATCTGGTCGTTCTCGCATGCCCGCCGGCTCGGGCCGGGACTGGAGCCCACTCTGGTGCAAGGGCCTGGCTTGTCGTGGGTGCACCCGGATGGGGTGGGCGTCCAAATCGACACCATCACGCCTGAGATCCGCGCGCTCTACAACGTGCTGGCCAAAGTGAAGCGGGAGCGGGACGAGTACAAGCGGAG GTGGGAAGAGGAGTACACGGTGCGGATCCAGCTGCAAGACCGTGTAAATGAGCTCCAGGAG GAGGCCCAGGAGGCTGATGCCTGCCAGGAAGAGCTGGCACTGAAGGTGGAACAGTTGAAGGCTGAGCTGGTGGTCTTCAAGGGGCTCATGAGTAAC AACCTGTCGGAGCTGGACACCAAGATCCAGGAGAAAGCCATGAAGGTGGATATGGACATCTGCCGCCGCATCGACATCACTGCCAAGCTCTGCGATGTGGCTCAGCAGCGCAACTGCGAGGACATGATCCAGATGTTCCAG AAGCTG GTCCCATCCATGGGGGGGCGGAAGCGGGAGCGCAAGGCTGCCGTCGAGGAGGACACCTCCCTGTCGGAGAGTGAGGGGCCCCGCCAGCCTGATGGGGATGAGGAGGAGAGCACAGCCCTCAGCATCAACGAGGAGATGCAGCGCATGCTCAACCAGCT GAGGGAGTATGATTTTGAGGACGACTGTGACAGCCTGACTTGGGAGGAGACTGAGGAGACCCTGCTGCTTTGGGAGGATTTCTCAGGCTATGCCATGGCAGCTGCAGAGGCCCAGGGAGAG CAGCAGGAAGATAGCCTGGAGAAGGTGATTAAAGATACGGAGTCCCTGTTCAAAACCCGGGAGAAGGAGTATCAGGAGACCATTGACCAGATAGAG CTGGAGCTGGCCACAGCCAAGAACGACATGAACCGGCACCTGCATGAGTACATGGAGATGTGCAGCATGAAGCGCGGCCTGGACGTGCAGATGGAGACCTGCCGCCGGCTCATCACCCAGTCCGGAGACCG AAAGTCTCCTGCTTTCACTGCGGTCCCGCTTAGCGACCCGCCGCCGCCGCCAAGCGAGGCTGAGGACTCCGATCGCGATGTCTCATCTGATAGCTCCATGAGATAG